In one Myotis daubentonii chromosome 1, mMyoDau2.1, whole genome shotgun sequence genomic region, the following are encoded:
- the PDHA2 gene encoding LOW QUALITY PROTEIN: pyruvate dehydrogenase E1 component subunit alpha, testis-specific form, mitochondrial (The sequence of the model RefSeq protein was modified relative to this genomic sequence to represent the inferred CDS: deleted 1 base in 1 codon) — MTWPPCPARPLCRHARCVRAEERGPGQLGGAPPAVQTSMRKMLAAAVSRVLPRVAPKPASRMLGAAGTFADNATFDIKPCELYRLEEGPPATAVLTREEGLKYYKTMQMVRRMELKADQLYKQKFIRGFCHLCDGQEACCVGLEAGINPTDHVITSYRAHGLCYTRGVSVRSILTELTGRRGGCVKGKGGSMHMYGKYFYGGNGIVGSQTPIGAGIALACKYKGSSEISLTLYGDGAANQGQVAEAFNMASLWKLPCVFICENNLYGMGTATDRAAASTEYYKRGHFIPGLKVDGMDVLCVREATKFAADHCRSGKGPIVMELQTYRYHGHSMSDPGVSYRTREEVQTVRSKSDPIMLLKDRMLAGKLASADELKDIDADVKKEIEDAAQFATTDQEPPLEEIAHHIYKDNPPFEVRGANPWIKFKSVS; from the exons ATGACGTGGCCTCCGTGCCCAGCGAGGCCATTGTGTCGCCACGCGCGT TGTGTCCGCGCGGAGGAGCGGGGCCCTGGGCAGTTGGGAGGTGCCCCGCCTGCTGTGCAGACCTCCATGAGGAAGATGCTCGCTGCGGCTGTGTCCCGCGTGTTGCCCCGGGTCGCCCCGAAGCCCGCCAGCAGAATGCTGGGGGCAGCGGGTACTTTCGCCGATAACGCCACCTTTGACATTAAGCCCTGTGAGCTCTACCGGCTGGAGGAAGGGCCCCCTGCCACCGCCGTGCTCACCCGGGAGGAGGGGCTCAAATACTACAAGACGATGCAGATGGTCCGCCGAATGGAACTGAAGGCAGATCAGCTGTATAAGCAGAAATTCATCCGTGGTTTCTGTCACTTGTGTGATGGGCAGGAGGCTTGCTGCGTGGGCCTGGAGGCCGGGATCAACCCCACTGACCACGTCATCACATCCTACCGGGCTCACGGCTTATGCTACACCCGCGGGGTCTCGGTCCGATCCATTCTTACAGAGCTGACGGGGCGCAGAGGGGGCTGTGTTAAAGGCAAAGGGGGCTCCATGCACATGTACGGCAAGTACTTCTACGGGGGAAACGGCATCGTGGGCTCTCAGACACCCATAGGGGCCGGGATCGCCCTGGCCTGCAAATACAAGGGCAGCAGTGAGATCTCCTTGACCCTGTATGGGGATGGCGCTGCCAACCAGGGCCAGGTCGCCGAGGCCTTCAACATGGCCAGCTTGTGGAAGCTGCCGTGCGTGTTCATCTGCGAGAATAACCTCTACGGCATGGGAACGGCCACCGACCGAGCAGCCGCCAGCACCGAATACTACAAGAGGGGCCATTTCATCCCCGGGCTGAAGGTGGACGGGATGGACGTGCTGTgtgttcgggaggcaaccaagtTTGCCGCTGACCATTGCAGGTCGGGGAAGGGGCCCATCGTGATGGAGCTGCAGACCTACCGCTACCACGGACACAGCATGAGCGACCCGGGCGTCAGCTACCGCACCCGCGAGGAAGTCCAGACGGTGCGGAGCAAGAGTGACCCAATCATGCTGCTCAAAGACAGGATGCTGGCCGGCAAGCTGGCCAGTGCGGACGAGCTCAAGGACATCGATGCGGACGTGAAGAAGGAGATCGAGGACGCGGCCCAGTTTGCTACCACGGACCAGGAACCCCCTCTGGAAGAAATAGCCCATCACATCTACAAAGACAACCCACCGTTTGAAGTTCGGGGCGCCAATCCGTGGATCAAGTTCAAGTCCGTCAGTTGA